One Lycium barbarum isolate Lr01 chromosome 5, ASM1917538v2, whole genome shotgun sequence genomic window carries:
- the LOC132641992 gene encoding uncharacterized protein LOC132641992, whose translation MWKSISNAITSFGQKKESATPSHTCHEYSDDDDICSNDSTEEGLECPICWESFNIVENVPYVLWCGHSLCKNCLLGLKPASVKISTQQVQIPLFVSCPWCNLLTLRLFYQGNLKFPSKNFFLLWMVESRNGDRMKSPSTIYQDQLVGSAPCTSTGTQSSITNCRRSHRLGSSSGPSNPSGTPTMQRTQFSLQKSLDFFFQLTSKFPLVIVLLLVVIFVIPSSVGILILYLVITILFGLPSLLVLYFAYPALDWLVREITA comes from the coding sequence ATGTGGAAATCCATTTCAAATGCCATCACAAGCTTTGGTCAGAAGAAGGAATCTGCTACACCCAGTCATACTTGTCACGAATACTCAGACGACGATGATATTTGCTCTAATGACAGCACGGAGGAAGGACTAGAATGCCCAATATGTTGGGAATCATTTAACATTGTTGAGAATGTTCCCTATGTATTATGGTGCGGCCACTCTCTTTGTAAGAATTGTCTGTTGGGACTTAAACCAGCTTCCGTGAAGATATCCACTCAACAAGTCCAGATTCCATTGTTCGTTTCCTGCCCATGGTGCAATTTGTTGACACTTCGATTGTTCTACCAGGGAAATCTCAAGTTTCCGAGCAAAAACTTCTTCCTCCTCTGGATGGTGGAGAGCCGAAATGGTGACAGGATGAAGTCTCCATCTACCATATACCAGGATCAACTAGTGGGCTCCGCCCCTTGTACTTCAACTGGGACCCAGAGTTCTATCACGAACTGCAGGAGGTCTCATCGTCTAGGCTCTTCAAGTGGTCCTAGCAATCCAAGTGGGACCCCTACAATGCAAAGGACCCAGTTTTCTCTTCAGAAGTCGCTTGATTTCTTTTTCCAATTGACATCCAAGTTTCCGTTGGTTATTGTGCTTCTTCTGGTTGTTATATTTGTGATACCTTCAAGTGTGGGCATCTTGATTCTATACCTGGTTATCACAATTCTCTTTGGGCTTCCATCTTTGCTAGTATTATACTTCGCTTACCCTGCTCTAGATTGGCTGGTGAGAGAGATTACTGCTTGA
- the LOC132639943 gene encoding uncharacterized protein LOC132639943, translating into MAASSDTLMLVENYTWIFTWLNRTIMTARHSSCLTKSYQKKKIIQNGRNKTTTRTSNSLNPTNSVFSNCPALYASVLLGLGFGVLSMVAALAVAVPATFVTWITILVLLTFAGKNRRDLVLEGKKLTGDIIGFVVKVLIKEWNVVAALCAVLGYFALLVRRNKQQEDVDY; encoded by the exons ATGGCTGCCTCGTCTGACACTTTGATGCTGGTTGAAAATTATACGTGGATTTTTACATGGCTTAACAGAACTATCATGACTGCTAGGCATAGCTCATGC CTAACCAAatcataccaaaaaaaaaaaatcattcaaaATGGCagaaacaaaacaacaacaagaacCTCAAATTCCTTAAACCCCACAAACTCTGTTTTTTCTAATTGTCCTGCTTTATATGCATCTGTGTTATTAGGTTTAGGTTTTGGTGTTCTATCAATGGTTGCAGCTTTAGCTGTTGCAGTACCAGCTACTTTCGTGACTTGGATTACTATTTTGGTTTTGTTAACATTTGCTGGTAAAAATAGAAGGGATTTGGTGTTGGAAGGAAAGAAATTGACAGGTGATATTATTGGATTTGTGGTTAAGGTTTTGATTAAAGAATGGAATGTTGTTGCTGCTCTTTGTGCTGTTCTTGGTTATTTTGCTCTTCTTGTTAGAAGGAATAAACAACAAGAAGATGTTGATTATTGA
- the LOC132641991 gene encoding uncharacterized protein LOC132641991 isoform X3, which produces MDMLKQMRVRFSGIGEEEKGGSSSNTRDKTIPPQKTQSFKDTKRTPSWLYRQFIRTMSRDYDSSDVEYPAAVAAAAFAVKSVEDKSGYYDHRRTHSGGADKPATKIKDEGSKLPDKSLPVRSATINPEPVKSVPSIKKTPTFGDNKPGSEVAEQAKRVPSMKKTLTLSDQSTDIRAPKTPEVPVSDPALKPTRPSSSQTRQSSSQPGSGNSKADIWEKEKMEKIRERYKKLIKEIVEWETKKKQKARRKLDRIEAKLRSNKSMKLQAELDRRRAKAMTHFNNEVGRIESIAGGAREQADQHRINKELKVIEKANKIRSTGKMPSTCSCF; this is translated from the exons ATGGATATGCTAAAGCAAATGAG GGTGAGATTCTCCGGTATAGgagaagaagagaaaggaggCAGCAGTAGCAACACAAGAGATAAAACAATACCACCTCAGAAAACTCAATCCTTTAAAG ACACAAAAAGAACACCTAGCTGGTTGTACAGACAATTTATAAGAACAATGAGTCGTGATTATGATTCAAGCGATGTCGAATATCCAGCTGCGGTGGCTGCAGCTGCATTTGCTGTAAAATCAGTCGAAGACAAGAGTGGATATTATGACCACAGAAGGACACATAGTGGAGGAGCTGATAAACCTGCGACTAAGATCAAAG ATGAAGGTTCAAAACTTCCTGATAAAAGTTTGCCAGTAAGGTCAGCAACAATCAATCCAGAGCCAGTTAAATCCGTTCCATCTATTAAGAAGACACCAACTTTTGGAGATAACAAACCTGGAAGTGAAGTTGCTGAACAGGCCAAAAGAGTTCCATCCATGAAGAAAACACTCACATTATCAGACCAAAGCACTGATATTAGAGCTCCTAAAACCCCTGAGGTTCCTGTTTCCGATCCTGCTCTTAAGCCAACTAGACCATCTTCATCTCAAACTAGACAATCTTCATCTCAACCTGGAAGTGGAAATTCTAAGGCAGATATTTGGGAGAAAGAAAAGATGGAGAAGATCAGAGAAAG GTACAAGAAGCTCATAAAAGAAATAGTGGAATGGGAGACTAAGAAGAAGCAAAAGGCAAGGCGTAAATTGGACAGAATTGAG GCTAAATTACGATCAAATAAGAGTATGAAATTACAGGCTGAATTAGACAGACGTCGGGCAAAAGCCATGACACATTTCaacaatgaagtcggaaggattGAAAGCATTGCAGGAGGAGCCAGAGAACAAGCAGATCAACATCGAATAAACAAAGAGCTTAAGGTTATAGAGAAGGCAAATAAGATCAGATCAACTGGGAAAATGCCATCAACATGTTCATGCTTTTAA
- the LOC132641991 gene encoding uncharacterized protein LOC132641991 isoform X1, which yields MDMLKQMRVRFSGIGEEEKGGSSSNTRDKTIPPQKTQSFKDTKRTPSWLYRQFIRTMSRDYDSSDVEYPAAVAAAAFAVKSVEDKSGYYDHRRTHSGGADKPATKIKGKPQDIAKRPEKFSDEGSKLPDKSLPVRSATINPEPVKSVPSIKKTPTFGDNKPGSEVAEQAKRVPSMKKTLTLSDQSTDIRAPKTPEVPVSDPALKPTRPSSSQTRQSSSQPGSGNSKADIWEKEKMEKIRERYKKLIKEIVEWETKKKQKARRKLDRIEAKLRSNKSMKLQAELDRRRAKAMTHFNNEVGRIESIAGGAREQADQHRINKELKVIEKANKIRSTGKMPSTCSCF from the exons ATGGATATGCTAAAGCAAATGAG GGTGAGATTCTCCGGTATAGgagaagaagagaaaggaggCAGCAGTAGCAACACAAGAGATAAAACAATACCACCTCAGAAAACTCAATCCTTTAAAG ACACAAAAAGAACACCTAGCTGGTTGTACAGACAATTTATAAGAACAATGAGTCGTGATTATGATTCAAGCGATGTCGAATATCCAGCTGCGGTGGCTGCAGCTGCATTTGCTGTAAAATCAGTCGAAGACAAGAGTGGATATTATGACCACAGAAGGACACATAGTGGAGGAGCTGATAAACCTGCGACTAAGATCAAAGGTAAACCACAGGATATTGCTAAGAGACCTGAAAAGTTTTCGG ATGAAGGTTCAAAACTTCCTGATAAAAGTTTGCCAGTAAGGTCAGCAACAATCAATCCAGAGCCAGTTAAATCCGTTCCATCTATTAAGAAGACACCAACTTTTGGAGATAACAAACCTGGAAGTGAAGTTGCTGAACAGGCCAAAAGAGTTCCATCCATGAAGAAAACACTCACATTATCAGACCAAAGCACTGATATTAGAGCTCCTAAAACCCCTGAGGTTCCTGTTTCCGATCCTGCTCTTAAGCCAACTAGACCATCTTCATCTCAAACTAGACAATCTTCATCTCAACCTGGAAGTGGAAATTCTAAGGCAGATATTTGGGAGAAAGAAAAGATGGAGAAGATCAGAGAAAG GTACAAGAAGCTCATAAAAGAAATAGTGGAATGGGAGACTAAGAAGAAGCAAAAGGCAAGGCGTAAATTGGACAGAATTGAG GCTAAATTACGATCAAATAAGAGTATGAAATTACAGGCTGAATTAGACAGACGTCGGGCAAAAGCCATGACACATTTCaacaatgaagtcggaaggattGAAAGCATTGCAGGAGGAGCCAGAGAACAAGCAGATCAACATCGAATAAACAAAGAGCTTAAGGTTATAGAGAAGGCAAATAAGATCAGATCAACTGGGAAAATGCCATCAACATGTTCATGCTTTTAA
- the LOC132641991 gene encoding uncharacterized protein At3g61260-like isoform X2 encodes MDMLKQMRVRFSGIGEEEKGGSSSNTRDKTIPPQKTQSFKDTKRTPSWLYRQFIRTMSRDYDSSDVEYPAAVAAAAFAVKSVEDKSGYYDHRRTHSGGADKPATKIKGKPQDIAKRPEKFSDEGSKLPDKSLPVRSATINPEPVKSVPSIKKTPTFGDNKPGSEVAEQAKRVPSMKKTLTLSDQSTDIRAPKTPEVPVSDPALKPTRPSSSQTRQSSSQPGSGNSKADIWEKEKMEKIRERYKKLIKEIVEWETKKKQKARRKLDRIEAELDRRRAKAMTHFNNEVGRIESIAGGAREQADQHRINKELKVIEKANKIRSTGKMPSTCSCF; translated from the exons ATGGATATGCTAAAGCAAATGAG GGTGAGATTCTCCGGTATAGgagaagaagagaaaggaggCAGCAGTAGCAACACAAGAGATAAAACAATACCACCTCAGAAAACTCAATCCTTTAAAG ACACAAAAAGAACACCTAGCTGGTTGTACAGACAATTTATAAGAACAATGAGTCGTGATTATGATTCAAGCGATGTCGAATATCCAGCTGCGGTGGCTGCAGCTGCATTTGCTGTAAAATCAGTCGAAGACAAGAGTGGATATTATGACCACAGAAGGACACATAGTGGAGGAGCTGATAAACCTGCGACTAAGATCAAAGGTAAACCACAGGATATTGCTAAGAGACCTGAAAAGTTTTCGG ATGAAGGTTCAAAACTTCCTGATAAAAGTTTGCCAGTAAGGTCAGCAACAATCAATCCAGAGCCAGTTAAATCCGTTCCATCTATTAAGAAGACACCAACTTTTGGAGATAACAAACCTGGAAGTGAAGTTGCTGAACAGGCCAAAAGAGTTCCATCCATGAAGAAAACACTCACATTATCAGACCAAAGCACTGATATTAGAGCTCCTAAAACCCCTGAGGTTCCTGTTTCCGATCCTGCTCTTAAGCCAACTAGACCATCTTCATCTCAAACTAGACAATCTTCATCTCAACCTGGAAGTGGAAATTCTAAGGCAGATATTTGGGAGAAAGAAAAGATGGAGAAGATCAGAGAAAG GTACAAGAAGCTCATAAAAGAAATAGTGGAATGGGAGACTAAGAAGAAGCAAAAGGCAAGGCGTAAATTGGACAGAATTGAG GCTGAATTAGACAGACGTCGGGCAAAAGCCATGACACATTTCaacaatgaagtcggaaggattGAAAGCATTGCAGGAGGAGCCAGAGAACAAGCAGATCAACATCGAATAAACAAAGAGCTTAAGGTTATAGAGAAGGCAAATAAGATCAGATCAACTGGGAAAATGCCATCAACATGTTCATGCTTTTAA
- the LOC132642861 gene encoding uncharacterized protein LOC132642861 — MDALFAKGKEFLRSNSGKETSPRPERTKHHDDVDDSDDRPEKKTSASGGAKTGTASGGAKTASARSGDAKTGGTAESGGAKTGGAAKTGAGRGEGGAGRGAAGAHNPNEHKEPTNSELMASAKLLAAAAQSQLGGGSDGKPKEELDTGKLAGAAADLLSAAQKYGKLGEDGIGKYVGQAEDYLHGYELKNAKKAGAGSGAGAGAGAASAKKSTTAARKDSEHRPKGNADNSRDDYDDGDEHGEHKKRMPPKKQSSDNYDHDREEGDDDHAGGHGEHVQQGRGMPRKQAGDHHDHRERSEEDDDHPRGGHGKANRSGGHSEEDDHGKSGGGYGEYIKKAQGMLSKKPGGDDDSEKGDGESGGGYGEYIKKAQGMLKKKSADDDGPEKDDAESGGGYGDYIKKAQGMLQKKSGDESPRDGGDGDSGGGFGGVMKMAQGVFKKDSGHEGDRSPTKDHTEEGAESKGDFLKMAGSFFK; from the exons ATGGACGCCCTTTTTGCAAAAGGAAAGGAATTTCTCAGGTCCAACAGTGGCAAAGAAACTTCCCCTCGCCCTGAAAGAACAAAACATCATGATGACGTGGATGATTCCGATGACCGCCCTGAAAAGAAAACATCAGCAAGTGGCGGCGCCAAGACTGGCACCGCAAGCGGTGGCGCCAAAACTGCCTCTGCAAGAAGCGGTGACGCCAAGACAGGTGGCACCGCCGAGAGTGGCGGCGCCAAGACAGGTGGTGCCGCCAAGACGGGTGCAGGCCGCGGCGAGGGTGGTGCAGGTCGCGGCGCGGCTGGTGCTCATAATCCAAATGAGCACAAAGAGCCAACAAACTCTGAGCTGATGGCTAGTGCAAAGCTGCTGGCTGCAGCTGCACAGTCTCAATTAGGTGGCGGCAGCGACGGCAAACCCAAAGAAGAATTGGATACTGGAAAGCTTGCCGGAGCCGCCGCCGACCTCCTTAGCGCCGCCCAAAAATACGGGAAATTAGGCGAAGATGGAATCGGTAAGTATGTGGGACAAGCTGAGGATTATCTCCATGGTTATGAGCTCAAGAATGCAAAAAAAGCGGGTGCAGGTTCCGGTGCAGGTGCAGGTGCTGGTGCTGCCTCAGCCAAAAAGAGTACTACTGCGGCGCGCAAGGACTCGGAGCATCGCCCAAAGGGCAATGCCGACAATTCAAgagatgattatgatgatggtgatgaGCACGGAGAGCATAAGAAAAGGATGCCACCAAAGAAACAATCCAGTGACAATTACGATCATGATCGTGAGGAAGGTGATGATGATCATGCTGGAG GGCACGGCGAGCATGTGCAGCAGGGTAGAGGGATGCCCAGGAAACAAGCTGGTGACCATCATGATCACCGTGAACGTTCAGAGGAAGATGATGATCATCCGAGAGGCGGGCACGGTAAAGCTAATAGATCCGGTGGACATTCAGAGGAAGATGATCATGGCAAATCTGGTGGAGGGTACGGCGAGTATATCAAGAAAGCTCAAGGAATGCTAAGTAAAAAACCCGGAGGTGATGATGATTCAGAGAAAGGTGATGGTGAATCTGGTGGAGGGTATGGCGAGTACATCAAGAAAGCTCAAGGGATGCTCAAGAAAAAATCAGCTGACGATGATGGTCCGGAGAAAGATGATGCTGAATCTGGTGGAGGGTATGGTGATTATATCAAGAAAGCTCAAGGAATGCTCCAGAAAAAGTCCGGTGATGAAAGTCCAAGGGATGGAGGTGATGGAGATTCCGGTGGCGGGTTTGGTGGGGTCATGAAAATGGCTCAAGGTGTGTTTAAGAAAGATTCCGGTCATGAGGGCGATCGTAGCCCTACCAAAGATCACACTGAGGAAGGTGCAGAGAGCAAAGGAGATTTTCTTAAGATGGCAGGAAGTTTCTTCAAGTAA